The proteins below come from a single Campylobacter concisus genomic window:
- a CDS encoding YopX family protein, translated as MRKVRYRAWDKEVEKMFPVLEIDFVEGWVRMYSKIAGRHYNWLDNLVLMQYTGLEDKYGEEICDGDILTWENNIIAKVYYADDMAMFRCVIEGTEEFDLFVSNQEASIIGNIYENKELLDE; from the coding sequence ATGAGAAAGGTTAGATACAGAGCGTGGGACAAGGAAGTCGAAAAAATGTTTCCTGTTTTAGAAATTGATTTTGTAGAGGGATGGGTGAGGATGTATAGTAAGATAGCAGGCCGACATTATAATTGGCTTGATAATCTAGTGTTAATGCAATATACTGGGCTAGAAGACAAATATGGCGAAGAAATTTGCGATGGAGACATTCTCACTTGGGAAAACAATATAATTGCTAAAGTTTATTATGCTGACGATATGGCAATGTTTAGGTGTGTCATAGAAGGCACAGAAGAATTTGACCTTTTTGTCTCTAATCAAGAAGCCTCTATTATAGGCAATATTTATGAGAACAAGGAGCTATTAGATGAGTAG
- the ssb gene encoding single-stranded DNA-binding protein yields the protein MFNKIVLVGHLTRDIELRYTQGGAAIGSCGIAVTRKYTLNGEKREETCFVDIVFFGKQAEIANQYLSKGSKLLIEGRLKFDQWTDNNGQNRSKHTVAVENMEMLGDAKQNNQGYQQGGYSNQRPQQGAPKKQQQQKPPESYDAPEIDVDDDKYDNGDETIPF from the coding sequence ATGTTTAACAAAATAGTTTTAGTGGGGCATCTCACGCGAGACATCGAACTTAGATACACCCAAGGTGGCGCGGCGATAGGTAGTTGTGGTATCGCCGTAACTCGCAAATATACACTAAACGGCGAAAAACGTGAAGAGACATGCTTTGTTGACATTGTATTTTTCGGAAAACAAGCGGAGATAGCCAATCAATACCTCAGCAAGGGCTCAAAGCTCTTGATCGAGGGGCGATTAAAATTCGACCAATGGACGGACAATAACGGACAAAATAGAAGCAAGCATACGGTAGCCGTCGAAAATATGGAGATGCTAGGTGACGCAAAACAAAACAATCAAGGCTATCAACAAGGCGGGTATTCAAATCAGCGCCCGCAGCAAGGAGCGCCTAAAAAACAGCAACAGCAAAAACCGCCTGAAAGCTACGACGCGCCAGAAATAGACGTGGATGACGACAAATACGATAACGGCGATGAAACAATACCATTTTAA
- the bet gene encoding phage recombination protein Bet translates to MNQLQQTKPQAEQITKSNWLSQDEKKIIKAQFFPPNATDMDMIYCMKVAETFNLNPILKQIYFVERVTNINGQRISKIEPLAGRDSFLTLAHRSGKFAGIESECGIKQKAVLQDGEWMNKNELVATARVYRTDNERPFCAEVSYGEYVQRTGKGEITKFWREKPETMLKKVAESQALRKAFDISGLYSVDEVGENEDKDDKRPQKLQTPNTQNLNDLLSSSEKPNSSVGAKNSQTEKTEYIEAAPLEVEIATVKENLTVEPMPLDLLQSELIKRGASETEAEKLVERLSIDDATAYLNDPSSIDNLIEKLRN, encoded by the coding sequence ATGAACCAACTACAACAAACTAAACCGCAAGCAGAGCAGATAACGAAAAGCAACTGGCTAAGCCAAGACGAGAAAAAAATTATCAAGGCGCAGTTTTTCCCGCCAAACGCTACCGATATGGATATGATTTATTGTATGAAAGTCGCCGAGACTTTTAATTTAAATCCCATTTTAAAGCAAATTTATTTCGTCGAGCGCGTCACCAATATAAACGGGCAAAGAATATCCAAAATAGAGCCGCTAGCCGGGCGCGACAGCTTTTTAACCCTAGCGCATAGAAGCGGTAAATTTGCGGGTATCGAAAGCGAGTGCGGCATAAAGCAAAAAGCCGTTTTGCAAGACGGCGAATGGATGAATAAAAATGAACTGGTTGCGACGGCGCGAGTGTATCGCACGGATAACGAGCGTCCGTTTTGCGCCGAGGTAAGTTATGGCGAATACGTCCAAAGGACGGGGAAAGGCGAGATAACAAAATTTTGGCGCGAGAAACCCGAAACGATGTTAAAAAAAGTCGCCGAAAGCCAAGCCTTACGAAAGGCTTTTGACATTTCGGGGCTTTACTCCGTCGATGAAGTCGGTGAAAACGAGGACAAAGACGATAAGCGGCCGCAAAAATTGCAAACGCCTAATACTCAAAATCTAAACGATCTTTTAAGTAGTTCGGAAAAACCGAACAGCTCAGTTGGTGCAAAAAATTCACAAACTGAGAAAACCGAATACATCGAAGCTGCACCCCTTGAAGTTGAAATCGCAACTGTAAAAGAAAATTTGACAGTTGAGCCAATGCCACTCGATCTACTACAAAGTGAGCTAATAAAACGAGGCGCTAGTGAAACAGAGGCTGAAAAATTAGTTGAGAGGTTAAGTATTGATGATGCTACTGCCTATCTAAACGACCCAAGCAGCATAGACAATTTAATAGAAAAATTAAGGAACTAA
- a CDS encoding phage regulatory protein/antirepressor Ant: protein MENLIINDQEIKLEVADGQIWTTSLQIADVFEKRHDHIIAKIRELPQDEFTAPNFWVSEYSDSTGRKLPMYKMTRDGFSLLVMGFTGERAYQWKVKFIKAFNLMEQKLKNPFNVPRNYKEALELAIAQVDKIEALEAQRLADMPKLIFAEAVEASATSALIGDFVKTLCDSEVRVGRNRVFKWLRDEKYLMNDNLPYQKWVEAGYFEVIPQIIVTPKGNKEKFTTRITAKGQVALSVKIVNAFKIAA from the coding sequence ATGGAAAATCTAATCATAAACGACCAAGAGATCAAGTTGGAAGTAGCCGACGGTCAAATCTGGACTACTTCTCTACAAATTGCAGATGTCTTTGAAAAAAGACACGACCATATTATAGCTAAAATAAGGGAGCTGCCACAAGATGAATTCACTGCCCCTAATTTTTGGGTGAGTGAATACTCAGATAGCACTGGGCGTAAATTACCGATGTATAAGATGACCCGCGACGGCTTTTCATTACTTGTTATGGGCTTTACGGGCGAGCGTGCCTATCAATGGAAAGTTAAGTTTATCAAAGCATTTAACTTAATGGAGCAAAAACTAAAAAATCCGTTTAACGTTCCGCGTAACTATAAAGAGGCTTTAGAGCTAGCGATAGCCCAAGTGGACAAAATCGAAGCACTAGAAGCGCAACGCCTTGCCGATATGCCAAAGCTTATTTTTGCTGAAGCCGTCGAGGCTAGTGCTACAAGTGCATTAATCGGCGACTTTGTAAAAACTCTTTGCGATAGCGAGGTAAGAGTTGGACGTAATAGAGTTTTTAAATGGCTAAGAGATGAAAAATATCTAATGAACGATAACTTGCCTTACCAAAAATGGGTAGAGGCTGGATATTTTGAAGTTATCCCGCAAATCATAGTGACACCAAAAGGCAATAAAGAAAAATTCACAACTAGGATAACAGCTAAAGGGCAAGTCGCACTAAGTGTAAAAATAGTAAATGCTTTTAAGATAGCAGCATAA
- a CDS encoding PD-(D/E)XK nuclease-like domain-containing protein: MFEISFDEISEDNKNISNKEYHARPEISKSDLDLLARSPLHFKMKNELRSEPTKALLLGSAVHKLVLEPKDFSNEFSVEPDVDKRTKEGKAIYNNFLENLGDKTSLDLDIFGSAVEIANSVNSMRETAIFLKDGLAEQSYFSEINGVAVKCRPDFYNEKMGAVIDLKTTSDASATGFARSVASFNYHVQAAFYSDILRSLGKEVNYFLFIAVETKSPYFVGFYELDAAAIEQGRKAYLELLELYKYCKERDEWWGYAKKDGDKIEAVQTLSLPAWKFYEQIA, from the coding sequence ATGTTTGAAATTAGTTTTGATGAAATATCAGAAGACAACAAAAATATTAGCAATAAAGAATATCACGCACGCCCTGAAATATCAAAGAGCGACCTCGACCTACTAGCACGTAGCCCTTTACACTTCAAAATGAAAAATGAGCTTAGGAGTGAGCCTACAAAAGCTTTGCTCTTAGGCTCTGCGGTGCATAAGTTAGTATTAGAGCCAAAAGATTTTTCAAATGAGTTTAGCGTAGAGCCTGATGTTGATAAACGCACCAAAGAGGGCAAAGCGATCTACAACAATTTTTTAGAAAATTTAGGCGATAAAACCTCGCTTGATCTTGATATTTTTGGCTCAGCCGTAGAAATAGCAAACTCGGTTAATTCTATGCGTGAAACAGCTATATTTTTAAAAGATGGGCTAGCCGAACAAAGCTATTTTAGTGAGATAAACGGTGTAGCAGTCAAATGTCGCCCTGATTTTTATAATGAGAAAATGGGTGCAGTGATCGATCTAAAAACAACCTCAGACGCTTCGGCCACTGGCTTTGCTAGATCGGTCGCTAGTTTTAATTACCACGTGCAAGCAGCGTTTTACAGCGATATTTTAAGGAGTTTAGGCAAAGAAGTAAATTATTTCTTATTTATCGCCGTTGAAACAAAGTCCCCTTATTTTGTAGGTTTTTACGAACTTGATGCAGCAGCAATAGAACAAGGTCGCAAGGCATATCTTGAGTTACTAGAGCTTTACAAATATTGCAAAGAACGTGACGAGTGGTGGGGCTATGCAAAAAAAGATGGCGACAAGATAGAGGCGGTGCAAACTTTGAGCTTGCCAGCGTGGAAATTTTACGAACAGATAGCATAA
- a CDS encoding DUF1351 domain-containing protein, producing MELIVTYEAQTADSQKLTTNFEELKAEASRQVEKYSINVTEENIPEAKKVMANFNKVKTEIGERYKFYIDKISAPVNQLKAEKKEIEAIITDGRQKIADGVANFENAKLEIIAARIAEYTKSLCDEKGLNFERINTSDLIKLNAVTPAGTLAKATKDAIEAKIQALENEILQAKIAEQEKAARDAEIAAQARREAEERAAIEKAELEAKAAQREAELLARAEREKQEAIERAKAEQATPPSQSFYDVQREILQKPREAENGKAIYTIRAEFEVKAPANAPHDKLTDKIKEMLAAAGITNLSKIEVLNV from the coding sequence ATGGAATTAATTGTAACTTATGAGGCACAAACAGCAGATAGTCAAAAATTGACTACTAATTTTGAGGAACTAAAAGCTGAAGCTAGCAGGCAGGTAGAGAAATATTCTATCAATGTAACCGAGGAAAACATCCCTGAAGCCAAAAAGGTAATGGCAAATTTTAATAAGGTTAAAACAGAGATTGGTGAGCGATATAAATTTTATATTGATAAAATTTCAGCCCCAGTAAATCAACTAAAAGCCGAAAAAAAAGAGATCGAAGCTATCATCACGGACGGCCGTCAAAAGATAGCAGATGGCGTGGCAAATTTTGAAAATGCTAAGCTTGAGATAATTGCAGCAAGGATAGCAGAATATACAAAAAGCCTCTGCGATGAAAAGGGGCTAAATTTTGAAAGAATAAATACATCCGATCTAATTAAATTAAACGCGGTAACACCTGCTGGCACTCTAGCAAAAGCCACAAAAGACGCAATAGAGGCTAAAATACAAGCCCTTGAAAACGAAATCTTGCAGGCCAAGATCGCAGAGCAAGAAAAAGCGGCTAGAGATGCCGAAATAGCAGCTCAAGCAAGACGTGAAGCAGAGGAGCGAGCAGCGATAGAAAAAGCGGAGCTAGAAGCAAAAGCAGCGCAAAGAGAGGCTGAACTACTAGCAAGAGCCGAAAGAGAAAAACAAGAAGCTATTGAGCGCGCAAAAGCCGAGCAAGCAACCCCACCATCACAATCTTTTTATGACGTCCAACGTGAAATTTTGCAAAAACCACGCGAAGCCGAAAACGGCAAGGCTATCTACACTATCCGCGCTGAGTTTGAGGTTAAAGCTCCAGCAAATGCCCCGCACGACAAGCTAACGGATAAAATCAAAGAGATGCTAGCTGCGGCGGGCATAACGAATTTAAGCAAAATCGAGGTGTTAAATGTTTGA
- a CDS encoding DUF3560 domain-containing protein, which translates to MANFKKYCPNVWVAECEEKHEKGEFITLETQYGKEVECEVYNLVAEKNGKFYYSIVRLEEASYAEIKAEKYRSSQNLHESKSHEWHEKSQEGAEFLRLAEPIKIGHHSEHRHRALIERNWNRIGNAVREQKIADEKTRKAEYWEAKVEEINLSMPESLEYFTAQLEKAKARQQGLKNGTIKREHSYSLTYATKAVKELTAKLEIAQKLWA; encoded by the coding sequence ATGGCAAATTTTAAAAAATACTGCCCTAATGTATGGGTGGCAGAGTGTGAGGAAAAACACGAAAAAGGTGAGTTTATAACACTTGAAACACAATATGGCAAAGAAGTTGAGTGCGAGGTTTATAACCTAGTAGCTGAGAAAAACGGAAAATTTTATTATTCGATAGTTAGGCTAGAGGAAGCAAGTTACGCTGAAATAAAAGCCGAAAAATATAGAAGTTCACAAAACTTACACGAGAGTAAAAGCCATGAGTGGCACGAAAAAAGCCAAGAGGGGGCAGAGTTTCTAAGACTAGCCGAGCCGATCAAGATCGGACACCATAGTGAGCATAGACATAGAGCCTTAATTGAGCGCAACTGGAATAGGATTGGGAATGCTGTAAGAGAGCAAAAAATAGCAGACGAAAAAACACGCAAAGCTGAATATTGGGAAGCTAAGGTAGAGGAGATAAATTTATCAATGCCTGAAAGCCTAGAATATTTTACGGCACAGCTAGAAAAAGCCAAGGCGCGCCAACAAGGGCTAAAAAATGGCACGATAAAACGCGAACATAGTTACAGCCTAACTTATGCGACAAAAGCTGTTAAAGAGCTAACAGCAAAATTAGAAATAGCCCAAAAATTATGGGCTTAA
- a CDS encoding thermonuclease family protein: MIRFILFVFIPLSLFAFPAKVIKISDGDTITVLSGKEQTKVRLYGIDAPEKKQDYGQKSRQFLASLIAGQVVEVEPKGKDRYKRTLGTIYYKGQDINAQMVLNGYAWAYVKYSRIYVNQEKLARENKHGLWQSSDPAPPWEWRKLR; encoded by the coding sequence GTGATCCGTTTTATCCTCTTTGTTTTTATCCCTTTATCTCTCTTTGCCTTCCCTGCTAAAGTCATAAAAATATCTGACGGCGACACGATCACTGTGCTAAGCGGCAAAGAGCAAACAAAGGTCAGACTATACGGCATTGACGCTCCAGAGAAAAAGCAAGACTATGGACAAAAATCAAGGCAATTTTTAGCTAGCCTAATCGCAGGGCAAGTTGTAGAAGTAGAGCCAAAAGGCAAAGATAGATACAAACGCACGCTAGGCACTATTTACTATAAAGGGCAAGATATAAACGCTCAAATGGTACTAAATGGCTATGCTTGGGCTTATGTAAAATACTCGAGAATATATGTAAATCAAGAAAAGCTGGCTCGTGAGAATAAACATGGGCTTTGGCAGAGTAGCGATCCTGCTCCGCCGTGGGAGTGGCGAAAATTAAGATAA
- a CDS encoding DUF6731 family protein: protein MDIKFYFYKVVGDIDKNLFDYSLEKYFSNGLSLQDGLIAINENKGFLDSVNGEKNIFIFQKFRKDFNPIIKDEVTGKTREIELNETEYIIEQNYLFWDFKNGVIIYQKTTGGFSTSAFETYVKELLKGKFKDDFFTLKPIISRNGYEKILNSDIIKAYDIALANPSIKILQELGLDDKGILKIDDDDLGRIEIKITAKKGRGLFGADVFKKLLGNKENYSRMRIKTSNSYLKSGVLIDLLDEFYTVSMSVRENKKRVAPEDMLVVIKDVYEKHIQEIMDLSR from the coding sequence ATGGATATAAAATTTTATTTTTACAAGGTAGTTGGGGATATTGATAAAAATTTGTTTGATTACAGCCTAGAAAAATATTTTTCTAATGGACTATCTTTACAAGATGGGCTAATCGCTATCAACGAAAATAAAGGGTTTTTAGATAGTGTTAATGGTGAAAAAAATATTTTTATATTTCAAAAATTTAGAAAAGACTTTAATCCTATCATTAAAGACGAGGTGACTGGGAAAACAAGAGAAATCGAGCTAAACGAAACAGAATATATCATAGAGCAGAACTATCTATTTTGGGATTTTAAAAACGGCGTTATTATTTATCAGAAGACGACGGGAGGGTTTAGTACGAGCGCATTTGAAACCTATGTAAAAGAACTTTTAAAAGGCAAATTTAAAGACGACTTCTTTACCCTAAAACCTATTATATCACGCAATGGCTACGAAAAAATATTAAATTCCGACATCATAAAAGCATACGACATCGCACTAGCTAACCCATCGATAAAAATCCTGCAAGAACTCGGTCTTGACGATAAAGGAATATTAAAAATAGACGATGACGATCTGGGGCGAATCGAGATAAAAATAACAGCCAAAAAAGGCAGAGGTTTATTTGGCGCCGATGTTTTTAAAAAATTGTTGGGGAATAAAGAAAATTATAGTAGAATGCGAATAAAGACATCAAACTCTTATTTAAAAAGTGGTGTTTTAATTGATTTGCTAGATGAGTTTTATACGGTATCTATGAGCGTAAGGGAAAATAAAAAGCGTGTTGCACCTGAAGACATGCTTGTCGTCATAAAAGACGTTTATGAAAAACATATACAAGAAATAATGGATTTATCAAGATGA
- a CDS encoding S24 family peptidase, whose translation MEYKLNKPLLKKVLKEKKISYAKLAEILTKAGYEISESGIKFWFKDDKNKPEIEKAQAMCELLGIPTNDLILQDLFQIVPPDKEAKDEKNNSDTVYVPFYKDGVVSAGRGAENDDFGEPELLPFNPNDLKIMFNVSPHAKLGIVPCFGNSMEPTIKESDLVVFCDDINQIEGAIYVCKYENEIFIKRIKKRPTLALISDNKDYEPIIIEEELNVEILGRVVGCYAINSKRI comes from the coding sequence ATGGAATACAAACTCAATAAACCACTATTAAAAAAAGTTCTAAAGGAAAAGAAAATATCTTATGCAAAATTAGCAGAGATACTTACAAAAGCCGGGTATGAAATATCAGAAAGCGGTATAAAATTTTGGTTTAAAGACGACAAAAACAAGCCCGAAATAGAAAAAGCACAAGCAATGTGCGAGCTATTAGGCATTCCAACAAACGACTTAATTTTACAAGACTTATTTCAGATCGTCCCGCCAGATAAAGAAGCCAAAGATGAAAAAAACAATAGCGATACCGTCTATGTTCCGTTTTATAAAGACGGAGTAGTTTCTGCAGGTCGGGGCGCTGAGAACGACGATTTTGGCGAACCTGAATTGCTGCCTTTTAATCCAAACGATTTAAAAATTATGTTTAACGTTAGCCCTCACGCAAAACTAGGCATTGTTCCTTGTTTCGGTAACTCAATGGAGCCGACTATTAAAGAAAGTGACTTGGTTGTTTTTTGTGATGACATAAACCAAATAGAGGGCGCTATTTATGTTTGCAAATATGAAAACGAAATATTTATAAAAAGAATAAAAAAACGTCCTACATTGGCGTTAATAAGTGATAATAAGGACTACGAGCCAATAATTATTGAGGAAGAGTTAAACGTCGAAATTTTAGGGCGTGTTGTCGGTTGTTATGCAATAAACTCTAAACGAATTTAA
- a CDS encoding helix-turn-helix domain-containing protein, translated as MSDTKIKDMFFVIPAKWVFDNDFKGGEFRLLLYIFSIADNEGGINKTIGMLASAIQEKESVISKYLKQLSELNYISVAPERANSYDLYRKIKILKLFED; from the coding sequence ATGAGTGACACAAAAATAAAAGATATGTTTTTTGTTATCCCCGCCAAATGGGTTTTTGATAACGATTTTAAAGGTGGGGAGTTTAGGCTACTCCTTTATATTTTTTCTATTGCAGACAATGAGGGTGGAATTAACAAAACCATAGGGATGCTCGCTAGCGCAATACAAGAAAAAGAGAGCGTTATTTCAAAATATTTAAAACAATTATCGGAGCTTAACTATATTTCGGTTGCTCCTGAAAGAGCAAACTCATACGACCTTTACAGAAAAATTAAAATTTTAAAACTTTTTGAGGATTAA
- a CDS encoding phage replisome organizer N-terminal domain-containing protein, which yields MSKTYYWLKLKKDFFDDPKILKIRSVAGGDTYTCIYLKLLLKSLDNDGVIFFDGIEPTIEAEIALKIREQEINVKAAMAIFESLGLLQKGEGEDVRLPEAASLSGKECDSAKRVREFRAKQKEVKALHCNSAVTSGNENVTLEKELEKEKELETEEANASTCAHACESEKKPAKRFQKPTLDELIAYKQKANLALVDCEVFFDFYESKGWVVGKNPMKDWQATMRNWDRTERERGGKCKNTPTNTSVVLREAPMAGEMDDAYFERVANEIISGERKMAL from the coding sequence ATGAGTAAAACATATTATTGGCTAAAGCTAAAAAAAGATTTTTTCGACGATCCTAAAATTTTAAAAATAAGGAGCGTAGCTGGTGGAGATACTTACACCTGCATCTATCTTAAGCTTTTATTAAAAAGCCTAGATAATGACGGTGTTATATTTTTTGATGGTATAGAGCCGACGATAGAAGCCGAGATCGCACTAAAAATAAGGGAGCAAGAGATAAATGTCAAAGCCGCTATGGCTATCTTTGAGAGCTTGGGATTGTTGCAAAAAGGCGAAGGCGAAGATGTGAGACTCCCCGAAGCAGCAAGCCTAAGTGGCAAAGAATGCGACAGCGCAAAGAGAGTTAGGGAATTTAGAGCTAAACAAAAAGAGGTTAAAGCGTTACATTGTAACAGCGCGGTAACGAGCGGTAACGAAAACGTAACCCTAGAGAAAGAGTTAGAGAAAGAGAAAGAGTTAGAGACAGAAGAAGCTAACGCTTCTACGTGTGCGCATGCGTGCGAGAGCGAGAAAAAACCAGCTAAACGATTTCAAAAACCAACGCTAGATGAACTAATCGCCTACAAGCAAAAAGCAAATTTAGCCCTAGTTGATTGTGAAGTCTTTTTTGACTTCTACGAAAGCAAAGGCTGGGTAGTTGGCAAAAATCCGATGAAAGACTGGCAAGCTACCATGAGAAACTGGGATCGCACAGAAAGAGAACGAGGGGGCAAGTGTAAAAACACACCAACCAATACAAGCGTAGTCCTAAGAGAAGCCCCAATGGCAGGCGAAATGGACGACGCATACTTTGAGAGAGTAGCAAACGAAATAATCAGCGGAGAAAGGAAAATGGCGTTATGA
- a CDS encoding DNA cytosine methyltransferase: MKILNLFAGLGGNRKFWDDIAKEKGISIEVTAVEFDPEIAKVYSKRYPNDNVIVGDAWDYAAKNYLDFDFIWASPPCQSHSRLNFCNNSRNEATRVLPDFRLYELISYLKTFCKKAFVVENVLPYYEPLIKPTT; this comes from the coding sequence ATGAAAATTCTAAATCTTTTTGCAGGACTTGGTGGTAATCGCAAGTTTTGGGACGACATAGCAAAAGAAAAAGGCATAAGCATAGAAGTAACTGCCGTTGAGTTTGATCCTGAAATAGCAAAGGTTTATTCAAAACGCTATCCAAACGACAATGTGATAGTAGGCGACGCTTGGGACTATGCTGCTAAAAATTACTTAGATTTTGATTTTATATGGGCTAGCCCTCCGTGTCAAAGTCACAGCAGGCTAAATTTTTGTAATAACTCACGCAATGAGGCAACGAGAGTTTTGCCAGATTTTAGGCTTTATGAGCTTATATCTTATCTTAAGACGTTTTGCAAAAAGGCTTTTGTAGTTGAGAATGTATTGCCATATTACGAGCCACTCATAAAGCCGACCACTTAG
- a CDS encoding DNA adenine methylase, with protein MKRRLALIYNSAPLPFQGQKRNFIKKFRELIKDEFRAHRNGIFIDAFGGSGLLSHNIKQIYPNARVIYNDYDNYSERLANIEVTNEILRSIAPITEKYKKNEKVSEEDREKIIKIIDEYIKRGYFIDWLTLSSKLLFSGKYAHNEDEFKKEKTFFLVNPNATLYQANGYLKGVEIVRKDAMELIKEFENEDVVLILDPPYLQTNKAGYKCFWGLRDFLKLIRLVREPFIFFSSENSDILPYIDDLIECGNEVFRGYSLKQAILTNGQAKTDYMIYKSGARGLFCD; from the coding sequence ATGAAAAGGAGGTTAGCCTTGATATATAACTCTGCCCCTTTGCCATTTCAAGGGCAAAAAAGAAACTTTATTAAAAAATTTAGGGAGCTAATAAAAGACGAGTTTAGGGCACACCGAAACGGAATTTTTATCGACGCTTTTGGTGGCTCTGGTCTGCTTAGTCACAATATAAAGCAAATTTATCCTAACGCAAGGGTAATTTACAATGACTACGATAATTACAGCGAAAGGTTGGCAAACATAGAGGTAACAAACGAGATTTTACGATCGATAGCACCTATCACAGAAAAATATAAAAAAAATGAAAAAGTAAGTGAAGAGGATAGAGAAAAAATTATAAAAATCATAGATGAGTATATAAAAAGAGGATATTTTATCGACTGGCTAACGCTTAGCTCAAAGCTTCTTTTTAGTGGCAAATATGCTCATAATGAAGATGAATTTAAAAAAGAAAAAACGTTTTTTTTAGTCAACCCAAATGCGACTTTATATCAAGCAAATGGCTATTTAAAAGGCGTTGAGATAGTTCGCAAAGATGCGATGGAGTTGATAAAAGAATTTGAAAATGAAGACGTTGTATTGATTTTAGATCCGCCATATTTGCAAACAAACAAAGCAGGCTATAAGTGCTTTTGGGGGCTAAGAGATTTTTTAAAGTTAATTAGACTAGTAAGGGAGCCTTTTATATTTTTCTCGAGTGAAAATAGCGACATCTTGCCATACATAGACGACCTAATAGAGTGTGGCAATGAAGTTTTTAGAGGATATAGCCTAAAACAAGCAATTTTAACTAATGGACAAGCAAAGACTGATTATATGATCTATAAGAGCGGAGCAAGGGGACTATTTTGCGACTAA
- a CDS encoding DUF1064 domain-containing protein encodes MRIGNVSAIVRNKYHNRKTKGFDSAKEWRRNQELETLQRAGEISELNRQVPFTLMPSYTISDETTKQGFRTIREIRYIADFTYRLKNGKKIIEDVKGMQTDVFKIKRKLLERKIALGVIEGEFRIY; translated from the coding sequence ATGAGAATTGGCAACGTTTCGGCGATTGTTAGGAACAAATACCACAACCGAAAGACCAAAGGCTTTGATAGTGCTAAGGAGTGGCGCAGAAACCAAGAGCTAGAAACCCTACAAAGAGCTGGGGAGATAAGCGAGTTAAACCGCCAAGTGCCTTTTACACTTATGCCGAGCTACACAATATCAGATGAAACAACCAAGCAAGGCTTTAGAACGATACGTGAGATCAGATACATAGCAGATTTTACCTATCGCCTTAAAAACGGCAAGAAGATAATAGAGGACGTAAAAGGAATGCAAACGGACGTTTTCAAGATAAAACGAAAACTACTAGAGAGAAAAATAGCCCTTGGAGTAATAGAGGGCGAGTTTAGGATTTATTAG